In Lactiplantibacillus pentosus, the sequence CAGATGACGCTGCAACTGCTGTGACGTCAACGGTTGTTGAACCGTTAGTGCCAGAAACAATCATCTATGACCCTACGGCTGAAATTAACACGGTTGTTGACTTATCAACTTTAGTTACTAAGTTGCCTGTAACTACTAAGAAGGGGACTTATCCAATTTTGAAGCGGGCAGATGATTCCTTAGCTTCAACTGAAGAATTGAAGGCTAACCCTGAACTAGCTGCACCAGAATTTGATGAAGTTGATTGGTCAGTTTCTACTTACCGTGGTGCATTACCAATTTCTGAAGAGTCAATTGATGACGCTGAAGTAGACGTGACTTCTTTAATTGGCCACTCTATCGGTGAAAAGAAGGTCAATACGGTTAACAAGGCCATTGCACCGGTATTACAATCATTCACGGCGGTTTCAGCAGAATCAAGTGACTTAGTTGACGCTATCAAGCACATCTTGAATGTTGATCTTGATACTGGCTATGCGCGCACGATTGTTGCCAGCCAAAGCATGTACCAAGTTCTTGATACCTTGAAGGACAAGAACGGCCAATATTTACTTCACCAAAGTATTACAGAACCTTCAGGCGGCGTTTTGTTAGGCGTTCCCGTGAAGGTTGTCAATGACAGCCTGCTAGGTACTGACGGTGAAGCAAAAGCCTTTGTTGGTGACCTGAAGCGTGCGGTGCTCTTCCCTGATCGCAAAGAAATTTCATTATCATGGATTGATAACCCTACCTATGGTCAATATTTAGGTGCTGTCATGCGGTTTGGTGCACAGCAAGCTGATTCTAAGGCCGGTTACTTCTTAACCGTCTCAGATGTAGAATCAACGACCACTACGACTACTGCGGCTTCAACTAATACGACTACCACCACTACGGCAGCCTAGTTTATAACTGCAAGGAGGGCTGCTAATGTCTGAAACAACAGAGACTACGACTGTAGCAGAAACAACCACTACAACGACTGTAGCGACTACCAGCGGTGTGACCGTTGCTAATATGCAAGAATATCTGTCTGTTGATGAACAGGATAATTTGCTGGCCACGCTAATCTCAATGGCTGAAGTAGATGTCATCAGTAAAATAGATGACTCTATTGATGTCAGCGTGTATCGTGCTAACGCCTTGTTCAATCAGGCTGTTAGAACGTTGGTAGACTTCACTTATAACAACCGTGGTGGCCTATCAGACAGTGAATTAGCTTACCCGCCTGCTTATTTGTACTTTATCAATAGTATTAAATATCGTATTAAGTCGGAGGTGGACGATGCAACTGAAAGCTAACCGACTGAATAAGCGGGCAGAGTTTGGTGAAATGGTGGCGGGTGATGAAGTTAACCCTAATACTGGTGATTCTATTGACGTGTTTCAAGCTTCATTTTCACGATATGCAGGGCGCTACAGTCGTTCATTTTCTCAACAGGTTGAAGTGGCCGGTACTACACTTGAAGATACGTCAGTTATAGTCATAAGGCATACCGATAAGATCAATGACCAGATGAAGGTTAAGTTTGACGGCGATTTGTACAGCGTTGTTAGCATTTCATCTGATGACAGTACAGCCGTTAGTTATGACTTGGTTACAGTTAGAAAGTATGTGGTAACTCATGGCTAATGAGCTTGATTCTGAGTCGTTAGATAACCTTATGGCCAGCCTTGAGACTGGACTGAGCACTACAGAGCGTCTGAAAATCAACACTAAAGCAGCGGACGCTTTCAAAACGGTAATGCTTAGTGATGATCGCATACCAAAGAGTGCTCATGTATACGGTGGCGGTACGGTTCACTTGCGTTCTGCATTCATCATGCACATTAACGCATTGAATGGCACCGTAGAAGACGGCTTTTCTAAAGAGAGCAAGAAAGCCTATATTGGCCGTTTCCTAAATGACGGGTGGACGGTTAAAGATAGAAATAAGCAGACTCACTCTCATGTAGAGGGGCTTCATTTCTGGGAGCTC encodes:
- a CDS encoding phage major capsid protein; amino-acid sequence: MDLQAKYRQISDKCSDLNAQLQAALVDDSFNEKDFKVIKNELHNAKVQRNALREQLAEDDKDNDAEPQPVLDKKGKDLTPKKSNLEKQKTAINDFVHSRGRKISDDAATAVTSTVVEPLVPETIIYDPTAEINTVVDLSTLVTKLPVTTKKGTYPILKRADDSLASTEELKANPELAAPEFDEVDWSVSTYRGALPISEESIDDAEVDVTSLIGHSIGEKKVNTVNKAIAPVLQSFTAVSAESSDLVDAIKHILNVDLDTGYARTIVASQSMYQVLDTLKDKNGQYLLHQSITEPSGGVLLGVPVKVVNDSLLGTDGEAKAFVGDLKRAVLFPDRKEISLSWIDNPTYGQYLGAVMRFGAQQADSKAGYFLTVSDVESTTTTTTAASTNTTTTTTAA
- a CDS encoding phage head closure protein encodes the protein MQLKANRLNKRAEFGEMVAGDEVNPNTGDSIDVFQASFSRYAGRYSRSFSQQVEVAGTTLEDTSVIVIRHTDKINDQMKVKFDGDLYSVVSISSDDSTAVSYDLVTVRKYVVTHG
- a CDS encoding head-tail connector protein, which codes for MSETTETTTVAETTTTTTVATTSGVTVANMQEYLSVDEQDNLLATLISMAEVDVISKIDDSIDVSVYRANALFNQAVRTLVDFTYNNRGGLSDSELAYPPAYLYFINSIKYRIKSEVDDATES